A segment of the Lelliottia amnigena genome:
CGACCATCAGCGCCATCATAAATACGGTGAATACCAGCGTCAGACGCCAGTGCAATTCTGCGCGGGCGCGATTGGTATCGGTATTGATTAGCGTGCGCATGTCCATCTGCTCGGTATCCGTCGGGTCAAGCGCAACGTTTTGATGCCCGACAACCGCCTGATAGTTTTGGAAGTCCGTAATACGGAAATCGCGCAACAACGCTGTGCCTTCAAAACGCGTACCCTTATTCAACGTCACAACCTGAGAGCCGTCTTTACGTTGAGTGAGTTGACCGGAATCAGCCACCACCACCGACGGACGGGCGTTGCCTTTAGTCCGGATTTGCGCGAGGAACACATCATCGAAACGGCTACCGTCCACGCTCTCGATAAAGAGCACAGAACTGCCGTCAGAAGCTTGCTGGAACTGGCCTTGCGCCAATGCAGCCATGCCTGGGTTCGCTTTGGCCTCTGCGAGCACTTCGTCCTGATGTTTTGAAGACCAGGGACCAGCCCACATGACGTTCACTGCAGCCACGATACCCGTGAACAGCGCCAACACCATCGCCGCTTTGACCAACACGGCTTTGCTTAAGCCGCAGGCATGCATGACCGTGATTTCGCTTTCGGTATAGAGTTTGCCCAGCGTCATGAGCAGGCCGAGGAAAAGACTTAGCGGCAGAATAAGCTGCGCCATTTCAGGCACGCCTAATCCGAGCAGAGAAAGCACCAGATTTGTTGGGATTTCACCGTCAACAGCCGCACCGAGGATCCTGACCAGCTTCTGACAGAAAAAGATCAGAAGCAGGATGAAAAGGATGGCCAGTTGGCTCTTGAGCGTCTCCCGTACCAGATATCTTATGATTATCACTTTAAATACGCCCGTAAAAACCCGTCTCTTTGCTGGAATATTGCTTGTTTCATGGCTTAAAGGTCATTTATTCTCTTGAGTCGTCGAAATCATCGCTAAAATTAAAAAACCCGGCGGATTCGCGCTTCAGGAAATTTTTTGAACTGCCGAAACCGTAGTAACGTAAGATTAACACGAAGTCACCACAACAGCGGATGTGAGTTACGAAAGGTTTCAATTCTATCCGTAGCCGCCGTCGTTGTCTTTAAGATTCAGGAGCGTAGTGCATGGAGTTCAGTGTAAAAAGCGGTAGCCCGGAGAAACAGCGGAGTGCCTGTATCGTTGTGGGCG
Coding sequences within it:
- the lptF gene encoding YjgP/YjgQ family permease, translating into MIIIRYLVRETLKSQLAILFILLLIFFCQKLVRILGAAVDGEIPTNLVLSLLGLGVPEMAQLILPLSLFLGLLMTLGKLYTESEITVMHACGLSKAVLVKAAMVLALFTGIVAAVNVMWAGPWSSKHQDEVLAEAKANPGMAALAQGQFQQASDGSSVLFIESVDGSRFDDVFLAQIRTKGNARPSVVVADSGQLTQRKDGSQVVTLNKGTRFEGTALLRDFRITDFQNYQAVVGHQNVALDPTDTEQMDMRTLINTDTNRARAELHWRLTLVFTVFMMALMVVPLSVVNPRQGRVLSMLPAMLLYLVFFLLQTSIKSNGGKGKIDPMIWTWAVNGLYLLLAVVLNLWDTVPMRRMRSRLMRKGAV